In Candidatus Methylomirabilota bacterium, the DNA window GCCCGCGAGATCTCCGTGGCCAGCGACGCCGACTTCCTCGAGATGTCGCCGATCTCGTGGAGTCGCTCCCCGGCCTCGACGGTGACCTTGTAGCCGGTCTCGACCTCCCGGGTGCCTTCTTCCATCACCACCACCGCCTCTTGCGTCTCCGACTGGATGCCCTTGATGAGCACCGCGATCTCCTTGGCCGCCTTGGCTGAGCGCTCAGCCAGCTTACGCACCTCGTCGGCCACCACCGCGAACCGCTGGCCGGCTTCCCCAGCGCCAGCCGCCTCGATCGCCGCGTTCAGGGAGAGCAGGTTGGTCTGGGCGGAGATCTCCTCGATGGTGTTGACGATCTCCGAGATCTCCAGCGAGCGGTCGGCCAGGCTCTTGATCTTCTTCGAAATTCTCTGCACCTCCCCGCGGATCTGCTGCATGCCGTTGAGGCTGGCCCGCACCCCTTCCTGGCCGCGGCTCGCCGATTCCAGCGTCCGCTGGGCGGCCTCGGCGGCGGACTCGGCGTTCTCGGCCACCCGGCGCATCGCGCGCGTCAAGACTTCCATGGCCTGGCTCACACTGCTGGCATCCCGTGACTGTGTCTGGGCTCCGCTCGCCGCCTGGTCCATGGTTGCGAGCATTTCGGTGGCGCTGGCCGAGACTTGATGCGCGGCCTGACGTACGTCAGCGATGATCGTGGCCAACTCCTCCACCATGAGGTTGATGGAGTCCACCACGCTACCCAGAACGTCGGAGGTGACCTCACCGCGCTTGGTGAGGTCGCCCTGAGAGATCTCGGTGGCCACGTCGAGGAAGCGGGTGATGTTGCGCTGCAGCTCCTCGCGCTTGTGCCGCTCCTTGTCGCGCTCGGCCTCGGTGTGGACGAGAGAGCGGAGCCGCACCACAGTCTCGTTGAAGGTGGAGGCGAGGCGCCCCAGCTCATCTCGGGAGCGGATGGGCACTTTCACCGTGAGGTCGCCGGTGCTGACGCGCTCGGCGGCCCGGCTCAGCTCGAGAACGGGAACGCTGATCCGACGGCTCAGCATGGTGCCCAGAGCCACGATGGTTGTCGCCGCCAGCACCGTCACCACCGCCACGAAGCCCTGCACCCAACGCCGCTGGGAGAACAGGGTGCCCTGCACCCTGGTCAGCTCGCTGAGGGCCGCGAAGGCCTGGCCCTTCTCCTGGCCGACGATGACCGCCCAGCCGAGCCCCTCGAAGCCCGGGAGGTCCCGGAATTCCCCCTTGCTCGCGCTGCGGGAAAAGCCGATCACCTGCTCGACCGTGGCCGAGCCATGGGTCTCGCTGGAACCCACCACGTAGCCGGAATTCGGGCCCCCTCCGCCGGCGATCAACTCGGCCGGCCTGTACTTCTTGGCCAGGAGGTTTCCGTCCTTGGACATGATGAACTTCTTGGC includes these proteins:
- a CDS encoding methyl-accepting chemotaxis protein; translation: MIRHKGAASLRSKLTLQMLAVGMVPLVILGAVVYVTTTRSVDLFSQGLDESVRAMEREVVGAGLRKAAEDLAAQVDTYIEERVKDVRVWASDPLVIEAALRGDMIARRRGWPGYPEIASDQPAIYRIEREMKATRALDPLPAATQYLKDQLAHSPVFREVFFTDRNGYNVAISNLTSDFVQSEEESWVNAWNTGIDIGGTSQKPLTMKKPAGPTGARVVFDESAGVWSVAISVRIDHPLTKQPLGVMKAVLDISAVQKLASRLAQKVPGSDVKVIVAANGNLIADTSVGHAKKFIMSKDGNLLAKKYRPAELIAGGGGPNSGYVVGSSETHGSATVEQVIGFSRSASKGEFRDLPGFEGLGWAVIVGQEKGQAFAALSELTRVQGTLFSQRRWVQGFVAVVTVLAATTIVALGTMLSRRISVPVLELSRAAERVSTGDLTVKVPIRSRDELGRLASTFNETVVRLRSLVHTEAERDKERHKREELQRNITRFLDVATEISQGDLTKRGEVTSDVLGSVVDSINLMVEELATIIADVRQAAHQVSASATEMLATMDQAASGAQTQSRDASSVSQAMEVLTRAMRRVAENAESAAEAAQRTLESASRGQEGVRASLNGMQQIRGEVQRISKKIKSLADRSLEISEIVNTIEEISAQTNLLSLNAAIEAAGAGEAGQRFAVVADEVRKLAERSAKAAKEIAVLIKGIQSETQEAVVVMEEGTREVETGYKVTVEAGERLHEIGDISRKSASLATEISRAAQDQARGVESAAVAVQAIAGVAVQTEKAAVETRKTVDQLTRVAEELMGSLSRFKLSTRA